In Aedes albopictus strain Foshan chromosome 3, AalbF5, whole genome shotgun sequence, the following are encoded in one genomic region:
- the LOC109401753 gene encoding proton-coupled amino acid transporter-like protein CG1139, which produces MENTAVKLDDDAYDPFLNREIRKPNSNFGTLIHLVKGSLGTGIMAIPLAFKNGGLFFGAIGIIAVCLLYVHCVELLVGTAHKACKRYRIPTLGFAETADTVLVNGPPAVRRFANFSRNYIDGMLVFHSLLIFCLFQIFIAASLRDVINNQLQITWSTGVYVAFVTVPIALIIQIRVLKYLVPFSALSNALMIIAFGITLYFLVNEPVSLDNRNLWPEWSRLPFFVSTILFAIQGIRFVLPIENKMKHPQYFLGTCGVVSQAIAFLSILYIATGFFGYARYGDDTKASITLNLPSDNRLAEFTRLLAALSALFQMPLGFYVPMEIIWQRLEDRIPDDQQNMAQISIRFGLMSILTVVSVTVPDLQLFVGLVGSFCSSNLVLIVPVLVDTIFRWPNDYGLCGWILLKNAILAVLGILLLVFGTYSSLQRIVKTYGGNFEL; this is translated from the exons ATGGAGAACACTGCCGTTAAACT AGACGATGACGCCTATGATCCCTTCCTCAACAGGGAGATTAGGAAACCTAATTC GAACTTCGGAACCCTTATCCACCTGGTGAAGGGATCTCTTGGAACCGGAATCATGGCAATACCGTTGGCGTTCAAAAATGGCGGACTGTTCTTTGGAGCCATCGGTATCATCGCTGTGTGCTTGCTCTACGTTCACTGCGTAGAACTTCTG GTGGGAACTGCTCACAAAGCATGTAAGCGGTACCGCATTCCAACACTAGGATTTGCAGAAACAGCTGACACTGTTTTGGTTAACGGACCACCAGCAGTTCGTCGATTCGCCAACTTTTCTAG GAACTACATCGACGGTATGCTGGTTTTCCACAGTCTGCTCATCTTCTGTCTGTTCCAAATCTTCATCGCAGCCTCCCTCCGTGACGTGATCAACAATCAGCTGCAGATAACGTGGAGCACTGGAGTGTACGTTGCCTTCGTCACCGTCCCGATAGCGCTTATCATCCAAATACGCGTCCTAAAATATCTGGTACCGTTTTCGGCGCTGTCCAATGCACTGATGATAATAGCGTTCGGTATAACCCTATATTTCCTGGTGAACGAACCGGTTTCGCTAGATAACCGAAATTTATGGCCCGAATGGAGCCGACTGCCGTTTTTTGTAAG CACAATCCTATTCGCAATTCAAGGCATCCGATTTGTGTTACCAATCGAGAACAAGATGAAACATCCTCAATACTTCTTGGGGACTTGCGGCGTCGTCTCCCAAGCGATAGCATTCCTATCGATCCTGTACATAGCTACAGGATTCTTTGGATACGCACGCTACGGAGATGACACCAAAGCTTCAATCACGTTGAATTTACCGAGTGACAACAG ATTGGCAGAGTTCACTCGCCTTTTGGCAGCCCTGTCAGCCCTTTTCCAAATGCCCCTGGGTTTCTACGTTCCAATGGAGATCATCTGGCAACGACTTGAGGACAGAATTCCAGACGATCAGCAAAACATGGCCCAAATTTCCATCCGCTTCGGATTGATGTCCATCCTAACAGTGGTTTCGGTGACCGTTCCTGACCTTCAGCTGTTCGTCGGGCTGGTGGGGTCGTTCTGTTCCAGCAATTTGGTGCTGATTGTACCGGTCCTAGTTGATACGATTTTTCGATGGCCCAACGATTACGGTCTCTGTGGGTGGATATTGCTGAAAAATGCGATCCTTGCGGTGCTGGGAATTCTGTTGCTGGTTTTCGGGACGTATTCTAGTCTACAACGAATAGTTAAGACGTACGGAGGGAATTTCGAGTTGTAG
- the LOC109407874 gene encoding proton-coupled amino acid transporter-like protein CG1139 — MSSVECIHREDEYDPFEHRKVEKPTSTIGTFIHMIKGSLGTGIMAMPLAFKNGGLIFGAIGTVVICVIYTHCVHLLVGTSQKACKKGQIPVLGYAETVHAVFSDGPSKVRRIAKFTTGFVDVMILIQSILTCCLFLIFIAKSLHDVIYNQLGVDWDVRIYILIELVPIIFITQIRELKYLVPFSLISNALLITSIGITLYFILSEPFSLEHRNMWPQWSTVASFASAVLFAIQGIRYVLPVENKMKHPQHFLFRFGVLNLAMTFLISLYSVTGFFGYAQYGEKTEGSVTLNLPEDNPWAESTRLLSGIGIMFSLGLSYYVPMDILWNHMHQRLSKQWHNWGQIIVRFTMLVILAAVAIGAPEISPFVGLVGSFGSSTLAILIPVALDVIFRWPSGFGRMKWVLWKDVVLFIFGMFILVAGTYFSLKDIVAIYE, encoded by the exons ATGTCTTCTGTCGAATGTATACACAG AGAGGATGAATACGACCCATTCGAACATCGCAAGGTGGAGAAACCAACATC CACCATTGGAACATTCATCCACATGATCAAAGGATCGCTCGGAACGGGTATTATGGCCATGCCCTTGGCCTTCAAAAATGGAGGACTAATATTTGGCGCGATTGGAACGGTAGTGATTTGTGTGATCTACACGCATTGTGTTCATTTATTG GTTGGTACATCTCAAAAAGCTTGCAAAAAGGGCCAAATCCCAGTGCTAGGATATGCAGAAACTGTGCATGCCGTCTTCAGTGATGGCCCGTCCAAAGTGAGACGAATTGCCAAATTCACGAC GGGATTCGTCGACGTGATGATCCTCATCCAGAGCATCCTAACCTGTTGTCTTTTTCTGATATTTATCGCCAAATCACTTCACGACGTAATTTATAATCAACTAGGTGTAGATTGGGATGTCCGCATCTATATTCTCATAGAGTTGGTACCGATCATCTTCATCACGCAGATCCGCGAATTGAAATATTTGGTCCCGTTTTCACTAATTTCCAACGCGTTGCTAATCACTTCCATCGGCATAACGTTGTATTTCATTTTGAGCGAGCCATTTTCTCTGGAGCACAGAAATATGTGGCCGCAGTGGAGTACCGTTGCATCGTTTGCCAG TGCAGTATTGTTTGCAATTCAAGGAATACGTTATGTTCTCCCTGTAGAGAATAAGATGAAACATCCGCAGCATTTCCTGTTCAGATTCGGTGTGCTGAACTTAGCCATGACTTTCCTGATCTCACTCTACAGCGTCACAGGATTCTTCGGTTATGCCCAATACGGTGAGAAAACTGAAGGATCCGTCACTCTTAATCTACCAGAAGATAATCC TTGGGCCGAATCAACGCGACTGCTGTCCGGAATCGGCATCATGTTTTCCCTGGGCCTCAGCTACTACGTTCCCATGGATATCCTGTGGAATCACATGCACCAGCGCCTTTCGAAGCAGTGGCACAACTGGGGCCAGATTATAGTTCGCTTTACGATGCTGGTCATTCTGGCGGCGGTAGCAATAGGAGCACCGGAGATAAGTCCGTTTGTTGGGCTGGTGGGATCATTTGGGTCCTCAACGCTGGCCATTTTGATTCCCGTCGCCCTGGATGTGATCTTCCGGTGGCCGAGCGGTTTCGGGAGAATGAAATGGGTGCTGTGGAAGGatgttgttttgtttatttttgggATGTTTATTTTAGTAGCTGGAACGTATTTTAGCTTGAAAGATATCGTTGCAATATACGAATAA
- the LOC109407863 gene encoding proton-coupled amino acid transporter-like protein CG1139 isoform X1 encodes MHCRTIGSFIHIIKGSLGTGIMAMPLAFKNGGLIFGSIGTVVICALYANFVHLLVNTSQKACKRSQVPMLGFSATAKDVFSNGPPAVRPYTSYASGFIDSMMVVDSFLTACLYIVFIAKSLQDVLRYQLQLDWDTRIYIVLLLIPLLIIVQVRKLKHLVPFTAIASGLIVTAIGISLYFIFSAEFDLSSKAMWPEWSNLPSFISTVLFAISGINTVLPVENNMKHPKYFLRPFGVMQSAFGCLTVLYAITGFFGYAQYGEDTKASITLNLPSDNGWAQSTRLFSAMGILVSLGFSLYVPLEILWPHIATRLAPKRQNCGQITMRSVLAVAMVLTAFVVPEIEPLIGLLGSFSAASLSIMFPVALDVIFRWPDEFGRWRWLLVKDAVLWVFGLFVLIVGTYFSILDIIEIYK; translated from the exons ATGCATTGCAGAACGATTGGTAGTTTTATCCACATAATCAAAGGTTCCTTAGGTACGGGGATCATGGCAATGCCGCTGGCATTCAAAAATGGAGGTTTGATTTTCGGGTCAATCGGAACCGTAGTGATCTGCGCTCTCTACGCTAATTTCGTACATCTACTG GTAAACACATCGCAAAAAGCATGCAAGAGAAGTCAAGTGCCAATGTTGGGATTCAGTGCAACTGCGAAAGATGTTTTCAGCAATGGACCGCCAGCTGTACGACCTTACACGAGCTATGCATC GGGCTTCATTGACTCGATGATGGTGGTTGATAGTTTTCTCACGGCTTGTTTGTACATAGTTTTCATAGCTAAATCGTTGCAAGACGTACTCCGCTACCAGTTGCAGCTCGATTGGGACACCAGGATTTATATTGTGTTACTGCTAATTCCGCTGCTGATCATTGTTCAGGTTCGCAAATTGAAACATTTGGTTCCGTTCACGGCTATTGCTAGTGGTTTAATTGTGACGGCCATCGGTATCTCTTTGTACTTCATCTTCAGCGCTGAATTCGATCTGTCTAGTAAAGCAATGTGGCCCGAATGGTCGAACTTGCCATCGTTTATAAG TACGGTCCTCTTCGCAATATCTGGCATCAACACAGTTTTACCGGTGGAGAACAATATGAAGCATCCAAAGTATTTCCTTCGACCTTTTGGTGTCATGCAAAGCGCATTTGGATGTCTGACTGTTCTATACGCAATCACTGGATTCTTTGGTTACGCCCAATACGGAGAAGACACCAAGGCTTCCATTACTCTGAACCTTCCAAGTGACAATGG TTGGGCTCAATCCACACGCCTATTCTCCGCCATGGGAATACTCGTATCCTTAGGATTCTCCCTCTACGTCCCGTTGGAAATCCTTTGGCCCCATATCGCTACTCGACTGGCACCGAAACGGCAAAACTGTGGCCAAATAACGATGCGATCCGTGCTAGCGGTGGCAATGGTCCTGACGGCGTTCGTCGTTCCGGAAATCGAACCACTGATAGGTCTGTTGGGATCGTTCAGTGCGGCATCACTTTCCATAATGTTTCCGGTTGCGCTGGATGTGATCTTCCGATGGCCGGACGAATTCGGACGGTGGCGGTGGCTTCTAGTGAAGGATGCTGTTTTGTGGGTGTTTGGGCTGTTTGTGCTCATTGTGGGGACATATTTTAGCATTTTGGATATCATTGAAATATATAAGTGA
- the LOC109407863 gene encoding proton-coupled amino acid transporter-like protein CG1139 isoform X2, whose amino-acid sequence MLGFSATAKDVFSNGPPAVRPYTSYASGFIDSMMVVDSFLTACLYIVFIAKSLQDVLRYQLQLDWDTRIYIVLLLIPLLIIVQVRKLKHLVPFTAIASGLIVTAIGISLYFIFSAEFDLSSKAMWPEWSNLPSFISTVLFAISGINTVLPVENNMKHPKYFLRPFGVMQSAFGCLTVLYAITGFFGYAQYGEDTKASITLNLPSDNGWAQSTRLFSAMGILVSLGFSLYVPLEILWPHIATRLAPKRQNCGQITMRSVLAVAMVLTAFVVPEIEPLIGLLGSFSAASLSIMFPVALDVIFRWPDEFGRWRWLLVKDAVLWVFGLFVLIVGTYFSILDIIEIYK is encoded by the exons ATGTTGGGATTCAGTGCAACTGCGAAAGATGTTTTCAGCAATGGACCGCCAGCTGTACGACCTTACACGAGCTATGCATC GGGCTTCATTGACTCGATGATGGTGGTTGATAGTTTTCTCACGGCTTGTTTGTACATAGTTTTCATAGCTAAATCGTTGCAAGACGTACTCCGCTACCAGTTGCAGCTCGATTGGGACACCAGGATTTATATTGTGTTACTGCTAATTCCGCTGCTGATCATTGTTCAGGTTCGCAAATTGAAACATTTGGTTCCGTTCACGGCTATTGCTAGTGGTTTAATTGTGACGGCCATCGGTATCTCTTTGTACTTCATCTTCAGCGCTGAATTCGATCTGTCTAGTAAAGCAATGTGGCCCGAATGGTCGAACTTGCCATCGTTTATAAG TACGGTCCTCTTCGCAATATCTGGCATCAACACAGTTTTACCGGTGGAGAACAATATGAAGCATCCAAAGTATTTCCTTCGACCTTTTGGTGTCATGCAAAGCGCATTTGGATGTCTGACTGTTCTATACGCAATCACTGGATTCTTTGGTTACGCCCAATACGGAGAAGACACCAAGGCTTCCATTACTCTGAACCTTCCAAGTGACAATGG TTGGGCTCAATCCACACGCCTATTCTCCGCCATGGGAATACTCGTATCCTTAGGATTCTCCCTCTACGTCCCGTTGGAAATCCTTTGGCCCCATATCGCTACTCGACTGGCACCGAAACGGCAAAACTGTGGCCAAATAACGATGCGATCCGTGCTAGCGGTGGCAATGGTCCTGACGGCGTTCGTCGTTCCGGAAATCGAACCACTGATAGGTCTGTTGGGATCGTTCAGTGCGGCATCACTTTCCATAATGTTTCCGGTTGCGCTGGATGTGATCTTCCGATGGCCGGACGAATTCGGACGGTGGCGGTGGCTTCTAGTGAAGGATGCTGTTTTGTGGGTGTTTGGGCTGTTTGTGCTCATTGTGGGGACATATTTTAGCATTTTGGATATCATTGAAATATATAAGTGA